A genomic region of Mugil cephalus isolate CIBA_MC_2020 chromosome 5, CIBA_Mcephalus_1.1, whole genome shotgun sequence contains the following coding sequences:
- the fgf18a gene encoding fibroblast growth factor 18a isoform X1: MWSLLSTLTVLCIQMLLVMCNPLQQVLGVDGVNFSVHVENQTHVRDTMSRRHHRVYQLYSRTSGKHVQVLGRRISARGEDGDKYAQLVVEADTFGSQVRIRGKETNFYLCMNRRGKLVGKKASNRSADCVFVEKVLENHYTALMSARYTGWYVGFTKRGRPRRGPHTLPNQQDVHFMKRFPPGEQPDLTTPFRFTTVSKRGKRVRATGPR, from the exons ATGTGGTCCCTTCTTTCCACGCTGACCGTCTT ATGTATCCAGATGTTGCTGGTGATGTGCAATCCATTACAG CAGGTACTTGGTGTGGATGGAGTCAACTTCAGTGTGCATGTGGAGAACCAGACACATGTGCGGGACACCATGAGCCGGCGACACCACAGAGTCTACCAGCTCTACAGTCGCACTAGTGGCAAGCACGTCCAGGTGCTGGGACGCCGAATCAGCGCCCGAGGAGAAGACGGAGACAAATAtg CCCAGCTCGTAGTGGAGGCCGATACCTTTGGTAGCCAGGTGAGAATCCGAGGCAAAGAAACCAATTTCTACCTGTGCATGAACCGCCGTGGCAAGCTGGTAGGAAAG AAGGCCAGTAATCGAAGTGCAGACTGCGTCTTTGTGGAAAAGGTTCTGGAAAACCACTACACAGCTCTGATGTCGGCGCGCTACACGGGCTGGTATGTTGGCTTCACTAAAAGAGGGCGTCCTCGCCGTGGCCCCCACACACTCCCCAACCAGCAAGACGTACACTTCATGAAACGCTTTCCACCTGGGGAGCAGCCGGACCTCACCACCCCCTTCCGCTTCACCACTGTCAGCAAGCGTGGTAAGCGTGTGCGCGCTACTGGGCCCCGCTAG
- the fgf18a gene encoding fibroblast growth factor 18a isoform X2 — protein MWSLLSTLTVLCIQMLLVMCNPLQVLGVDGVNFSVHVENQTHVRDTMSRRHHRVYQLYSRTSGKHVQVLGRRISARGEDGDKYAQLVVEADTFGSQVRIRGKETNFYLCMNRRGKLVGKKASNRSADCVFVEKVLENHYTALMSARYTGWYVGFTKRGRPRRGPHTLPNQQDVHFMKRFPPGEQPDLTTPFRFTTVSKRGKRVRATGPR, from the exons ATGTGGTCCCTTCTTTCCACGCTGACCGTCTT ATGTATCCAGATGTTGCTGGTGATGTGCAATCCATTACAG GTACTTGGTGTGGATGGAGTCAACTTCAGTGTGCATGTGGAGAACCAGACACATGTGCGGGACACCATGAGCCGGCGACACCACAGAGTCTACCAGCTCTACAGTCGCACTAGTGGCAAGCACGTCCAGGTGCTGGGACGCCGAATCAGCGCCCGAGGAGAAGACGGAGACAAATAtg CCCAGCTCGTAGTGGAGGCCGATACCTTTGGTAGCCAGGTGAGAATCCGAGGCAAAGAAACCAATTTCTACCTGTGCATGAACCGCCGTGGCAAGCTGGTAGGAAAG AAGGCCAGTAATCGAAGTGCAGACTGCGTCTTTGTGGAAAAGGTTCTGGAAAACCACTACACAGCTCTGATGTCGGCGCGCTACACGGGCTGGTATGTTGGCTTCACTAAAAGAGGGCGTCCTCGCCGTGGCCCCCACACACTCCCCAACCAGCAAGACGTACACTTCATGAAACGCTTTCCACCTGGGGAGCAGCCGGACCTCACCACCCCCTTCCGCTTCACCACTGTCAGCAAGCGTGGTAAGCGTGTGCGCGCTACTGGGCCCCGCTAG
- the fgf18a gene encoding fibroblast growth factor 18a isoform X3 has translation MWSLLSTLTVLCIQMLLVMCNPLQQVLGVDGVNFSVHVENQTHVRDTMSRRHHRVYQLYSRTSGKHVQVLGRRISARGEDGDKYAQLVVEADTFGSQVRIRGKETNFYLCMNRRGKLVGKASNRSADCVFVEKVLENHYTALMSARYTGWYVGFTKRGRPRRGPHTLPNQQDVHFMKRFPPGEQPDLTTPFRFTTVSKRGKRVRATGPR, from the exons ATGTGGTCCCTTCTTTCCACGCTGACCGTCTT ATGTATCCAGATGTTGCTGGTGATGTGCAATCCATTACAG CAGGTACTTGGTGTGGATGGAGTCAACTTCAGTGTGCATGTGGAGAACCAGACACATGTGCGGGACACCATGAGCCGGCGACACCACAGAGTCTACCAGCTCTACAGTCGCACTAGTGGCAAGCACGTCCAGGTGCTGGGACGCCGAATCAGCGCCCGAGGAGAAGACGGAGACAAATAtg CCCAGCTCGTAGTGGAGGCCGATACCTTTGGTAGCCAGGTGAGAATCCGAGGCAAAGAAACCAATTTCTACCTGTGCATGAACCGCCGTGGCAAGCTGGTAGGAAAG GCCAGTAATCGAAGTGCAGACTGCGTCTTTGTGGAAAAGGTTCTGGAAAACCACTACACAGCTCTGATGTCGGCGCGCTACACGGGCTGGTATGTTGGCTTCACTAAAAGAGGGCGTCCTCGCCGTGGCCCCCACACACTCCCCAACCAGCAAGACGTACACTTCATGAAACGCTTTCCACCTGGGGAGCAGCCGGACCTCACCACCCCCTTCCGCTTCACCACTGTCAGCAAGCGTGGTAAGCGTGTGCGCGCTACTGGGCCCCGCTAG